The Desulfurellaceae bacterium genome contains a region encoding:
- a CDS encoding NAD(P)-dependent oxidoreductase yields MRIGFVGLGNMGGPMASHIIAAGHTVTVHDIRKEAARPQLDKGAAWADSPRAVAAASEIVFTSLPGPKQVEEVALGEGGILQGAEPDSVYIDLSTSSPTLIRDICATFQEKKVQVLDAPVSGGPVGAQAATLAVMVGGDKAVYERVKPVLDVIGDKVSYVGGIGCGEIAKIVHNMIGICSLSLLAEGLTLGVKAGVEPQALLQAIQDGAVGQGLMLNYMVPEVVFKGDFDTARFALRWARKDVGLATELGREFEVPLKLANVVEQEFVEAMARGWGERDSSAPFALQE; encoded by the coding sequence ATGCGAATCGGGTTTGTTGGACTCGGAAATATGGGCGGCCCTATGGCGTCTCACATCATTGCCGCCGGCCATACGGTGACCGTTCACGATATCCGTAAAGAAGCCGCCCGCCCGCAGCTGGACAAGGGCGCCGCGTGGGCCGACAGCCCGCGCGCCGTGGCTGCGGCGAGCGAGATCGTGTTCACCTCGCTGCCCGGTCCCAAGCAGGTCGAAGAGGTCGCCCTGGGCGAGGGCGGCATTCTGCAGGGCGCCGAGCCGGACAGCGTGTATATCGACCTGTCAACCAGCTCGCCGACCCTGATCCGGGACATCTGCGCCACCTTCCAGGAAAAAAAGGTCCAGGTCTTGGATGCGCCGGTCAGCGGCGGACCGGTCGGCGCTCAAGCCGCCACCCTCGCGGTGATGGTCGGGGGCGACAAGGCCGTCTACGAGCGGGTCAAACCGGTGCTCGACGTGATCGGCGACAAGGTTTCCTATGTAGGCGGCATCGGCTGCGGGGAAATCGCCAAAATCGTCCACAATATGATCGGGATTTGTAGCCTGTCCCTGCTGGCCGAGGGTCTGACCCTGGGCGTCAAGGCCGGGGTTGAGCCCCAGGCCCTGCTCCAGGCCATCCAGGACGGCGCAGTGGGCCAGGGCCTGATGCTGAACTATATGGTGCCGGAAGTCGTCTTCAAGGGCGATTTCGACACCGCCCGCTTTGCCCTGCGCTGGGCGCGCAAGGATGTTGGTCTGGCCACCGAGTTGGGGCGGGAATTCGAGGTGCCGCTCAAGCTGGCCAATGTGGTCGAGCAGGAGTTTGTCGAAGCCATGGCCCGGGGCTGGGGTGAGCGGGACTCCAGCGCGCCGTTTGCCCTGCAGGAGGA
- a CDS encoding amidohydrolase family protein: MAYDVVIRNGTLVDGTGAPRFRADIAIADGRIAEIGTIKDGAKQVIDAADLIVSPGFIDPHTHYDAQICWDPLISCSSWHGVTSVVMGNCGVGLAPCRPEVQEVAAWDLVNVEAIPIEVLSKGISWDWVSFPEYMQAAQKRGAGINLGFLAPLTPFRHFVMGEESMDRAATPDETGQIAALLREAMQAGALGMSTTAIPQHIGYQARPLACRQASRDELKAYANVLKELGRGAMELALTATAGEISDEEYDLVDFLLTESGRPVTWLGVISRDDKPTAGPDMLRKTEPLIKRGGVPQVTCRPFVIQIDLRNPFIFANHPSWNPVFNRSVEEQMRVYRDPDFRRAFRTELETPRIFSGKWERLEVKEVSNPALKPLEGRTVAEVAAERGRDGLDTFLDLALEDELRLQYTIVLFNANEDLIPDLITDPRAMIGLSDGGAHVDMLCDAGYCTYLLGTWVRDKQVMTLERAVQRLTTEPARFFGIQDRGRLAVGLAADIAIFDDNTIGSGRRPEMRYDLPGGGRRLVMPAQGVQYTLVNGQVLYAEQQHTGALPGQVLRAGGV; this comes from the coding sequence ATATCGCCATTGCCGATGGCCGGATCGCCGAGATCGGCACGATCAAGGACGGGGCCAAACAGGTCATTGACGCCGCAGACCTGATTGTGTCTCCGGGCTTTATCGACCCCCACACCCACTACGACGCCCAGATCTGCTGGGACCCGCTGATCAGCTGTTCGAGCTGGCACGGCGTGACCAGCGTGGTCATGGGCAACTGCGGGGTTGGCCTGGCCCCGTGTCGGCCCGAGGTTCAGGAAGTCGCAGCCTGGGACTTGGTTAATGTCGAGGCCATTCCCATTGAGGTGCTGAGCAAGGGCATTAGCTGGGACTGGGTCAGCTTTCCCGAGTATATGCAGGCCGCCCAAAAACGGGGGGCGGGCATCAACCTCGGATTTCTGGCCCCGCTCACCCCGTTTCGGCACTTTGTGATGGGCGAGGAATCCATGGACCGCGCCGCCACCCCGGACGAAACCGGGCAGATCGCGGCCCTGCTCAGGGAAGCCATGCAGGCCGGCGCCCTGGGGATGAGCACCACCGCGATTCCACAGCACATCGGCTATCAGGCGCGTCCGCTGGCCTGCCGCCAGGCCAGCCGCGACGAGTTGAAGGCGTATGCTAATGTGTTGAAGGAGCTTGGCCGGGGCGCTATGGAGCTGGCGTTGACGGCAACCGCCGGCGAGATCTCGGACGAGGAGTACGATCTGGTCGATTTCCTGCTGACCGAAAGCGGCCGGCCGGTGACCTGGCTGGGCGTGATCAGCCGCGATGACAAGCCGACCGCCGGGCCGGACATGCTGCGCAAGACCGAGCCGCTCATCAAGCGTGGCGGCGTGCCGCAGGTCACCTGCCGGCCGTTTGTGATTCAGATTGACCTGCGCAACCCGTTCATCTTTGCCAACCACCCGTCCTGGAACCCGGTCTTCAACCGCTCGGTCGAAGAGCAGATGCGGGTCTACCGCGACCCTGACTTCCGCCGCGCCTTTCGCACCGAGCTGGAAACCCCGCGCATTTTCTCTGGCAAGTGGGAGCGGCTGGAGGTCAAAGAGGTCAGCAATCCGGCCCTGAAACCGCTCGAAGGCAGGACCGTAGCCGAGGTTGCGGCCGAGCGGGGCAGGGATGGGCTGGACACCTTTCTGGATCTGGCTCTCGAAGATGAGCTGCGCTTGCAGTACACCATCGTTTTGTTCAACGCCAATGAGGACCTGATTCCCGACCTGATCACCGATCCCCGGGCCATGATCGGCTTGTCCGACGGCGGGGCGCACGTCGATATGCTGTGCGACGCGGGCTACTGCACCTATTTGCTCGGCACCTGGGTGCGCGACAAGCAGGTCATGACGCTCGAACGGGCCGTCCAGCGCCTGACCACAGAGCCGGCCCGCTTCTTCGGCATTCAGGACCGGGGCCGGCTGGCGGTCGGACTGGCTGCGGATATCGCGATTTTCGATGACAACACGATCGGCTCCGGGCGTCGGCCCGAGATGCGCTACGATCTGCCCGGCGGTGGACGCCGGCTGGTCATGCCGGCCCAGGGCGTGCAGTACACCCTGGTCAACGGCCAGGTCTTGTACGCCGAGCAGCAACACACCGGGGCGCTGCCCGGACAGGTGCTGCGGGCCGGTGGTGTATAG
- a CDS encoding heme-binding protein, with the protein MKKSIFLGVFISVGLILSSPAAQAQDGAPTTVSLAMAETIIDAAKAKAEQEGWKMSFAVVDSFGRPVAMVRWMTPKVAHGKALTSATFGRPSATVEEFTKNRPQLFKNVQKMIGESLLPAGGGLPIEVDGKLLGGIGASGGTEAEDIEAAQAGLDALRAQ; encoded by the coding sequence ATGAAAAAGAGCATATTCCTTGGAGTGTTCATCAGTGTGGGGCTCATCCTCAGCTCGCCTGCGGCGCAGGCTCAAGACGGAGCGCCGACCACGGTCAGCCTGGCTATGGCCGAGACGATTATTGACGCGGCTAAAGCCAAGGCCGAACAGGAAGGCTGGAAGATGAGCTTTGCCGTGGTCGATAGTTTCGGCCGGCCGGTGGCCATGGTGCGCTGGATGACGCCCAAGGTCGCCCACGGTAAAGCCCTGACCTCGGCCACCTTCGGTCGCCCCTCGGCTACGGTCGAGGAGTTCACCAAGAATCGTCCTCAGCTGTTCAAGAACGTCCAAAAAATGATCGGTGAGTCCCTGCTGCCGGCCGGCGGCGGCCTACCTATTGAAGTCGATGGCAAGCTGCTGGGTGGCATTGGCGCCAGCGGTGGGACCGAGGCCGAAGATATTGAGGCTGCCCAGGCTGGGCTGGACGCGCTCCGAGCGCAGTAG